One Flavobacterium cerinum genomic window, GGGTTAATAACGGTAATTTTGCCGTATAATTATGCAAGGCTTCATAACGCAATCGAAATCCGGGCGATATTGCACCACCAAGATAATTGTCGTCTGCATCAATAAAGTCATATGTAATACAGGTTCCGGAATCAATTACCAGTCGGTTTTGTTTCGGAAACTGAAAAACGGCTCCCGAAGCCAGCACCATCCGGTCGATTCCTAATGTTTTAGGCGTTTCATAACCGTTTTGAAACGGCATCGGACTATCGGCAGTGATCACATGCAGATTAACCTGTCGCTCCAACCATTTTAAAACGGATTCATCCAGAAAACCAACCCGGGAAAGCACCGCATTCTTAATATCAGTATATTTTATCAAAATAATTGAAAACCGATCAACGGCATCTTCTTTATCAAAAGCATCCTGCCAAATCAGGATATCTTTTTCAAAAACAGCTACTTTGATCCGGGTATTCCCTACATCTATCGCTAAAAGCATTATTCTTCAGATTAAGATTCAAAGATACAAATAGATTTTTTTTACAAATTGTTTTGGATAAATAAAAAATGCCACTATATTTGCACCCGCAATAAGGACGGTGCCTTA contains:
- a CDS encoding type III pantothenate kinase; translated protein: MLLAIDVGNTRIKVAVFEKDILIWQDAFDKEDAVDRFSIILIKYTDIKNAVLSRVGFLDESVLKWLERQVNLHVITADSPMPFQNGYETPKTLGIDRMVLASGAVFQFPKQNRLVIDSGTCITYDFIDADDNYLGGAISPGFRLRYEALHNYTAKLPLLTLESPSGVIGNSTKQAIHSGVVNGILYEVEGFIERYREQYQVLTVILTGGDTDFLAKRVKNTIFANPNFLLESLNHLYQYTINK